One window of Triplophysa rosa linkage group LG8, Trosa_1v2, whole genome shotgun sequence genomic DNA carries:
- the uts2r3 gene encoding urotensin-2 receptor, with translation MDISSSTSLSSSPSPSYTFPVLHNFSLPSSSPSLSPSPSIASTALFCLFLSLLSLLGMLGNLYTLGLLIRRRRTSRRRHTAPICCYSLSCLSPSSPSFSPSSSPTSSSSSSSLHLQVLSLALADLVYLSTAPFIVYDSLASDWAFGELGCRLLLSLDLLTMHASIFTLTAMSLDRYRAVADPLAASSTPSSGLLRVALAWGFAVALSLPMMITLHLEDGENQEGKLCVPAWDEQSSKAYLSVLFCTSILGPGLAIGALYAALGRLYWVSQTQPAWAGGGNAYPPRAPRPKVLLLILGIVITFWACFLPFWIWQLLPLYRPDVLRAVPVGTQVTVNRILTGLTYGNSCVNPFFYTLLTGKRRRTSRKTISAAAPLCHKGSSDQQ, from the coding sequence ATGGACATCTCTAGTTCAACTTCCCTTTCCTCCTCCCCTTCTCCTTCCTACACATTTCCCGTTCTCCATAATTTCTCCCTTCCCTCCtcttccccctctctctctccatccccAAGCATAGCATCCACCGCTCTCTTCTGCCTTTTCCTATCACTCCTGTCTCTGTTGGGAATGCTGGGAAACCTATACACTTTAGGTCTTCTTATTCGGCGCCGCAGGACGTCAAGGCGGCGGCATACAGCTCCCATCTGTTGTTACAGCCTATCCTGCCTCAGTCCCTCTTCtccttctttctctccctcctcATCCCCcacctcttcctcctcttcttcctccctGCACTTACAGGTTCTAAGCCTGGCTTTAGCAGACCTGGTGTACCTCTCAACTGCCCCCTTTATCGTGTACGACAGTTTGGCATCTGACTGGGCCTTTGGAGAACTCGGCTGCCGGCTCCTGCTAAGTTTGGACCTGCTCACCATGCACGCGAGCATCTTCACCCTCACGGCCATGAGTCTGGACCGGTATCGAGCTGTGGCCGACCCGTTGGCAGCCTCCTCCACACCTTCATCCGGACTGTTGAGAGTAGCTTTGGCCTGGGGCTTTGCCGTAGCTCTGAGTTTACCCATGATGATCACTTTGCACCTTGAGGACGGAGAGAACCAAGAGGGCAAGTTGTGCGTGCCGGCCTGGGATGAGCAGAGTTCCAAAGCCTACCTCAGTGTGCTCTTCTGCACCAGCATCCTAGGCCCAGGACTGGCCATCGGAGCTTTGTATGCAGCCTTGGGGAGACTCTACTGGGTATCTCAGACTCAACCAGCCTGGGCAGGAGGGGGAAACGCCTACCCGCCTCGTGCACCTCGCCCCAAAGTTCTGCTCCTCATCCTGGGCATCGTGATAACGTTCTGGGCTTGTTTTCTTCCATTCTGGATATGGCAGCTTCTGCCGCTCTACCGCCCAGATGTGCTGCGTGCGGTGCCAGTGGGCACGCAGGTCACCGTCAATCGCATCCTCACAGGGCTTACTTACGGAAACTCATGTGTGAATCCGTTCTTCTACACGCTGCTGACAGGCAAGCGCAGACGGACCAGCAGAAAGACGATAAGTGCAGCTGCCCCACTTTGCCATAAAGGCAGCTCTGATCAGCAGTGA
- the LOC130558371 gene encoding serine/threonine-protein kinase 31-like, with protein MDQSGIKPEKMELVVVTHIVDAITFWAQNVTDKANEKIDAMLSEKCPTAQILMARPSPQKVYGARYSEDRCWYRCTVQQQSDDKYIISYIDYGNMEILSRSDLVELPEDLQTPGLAKKYKFWGFHVLSEEETPLYSQGRSFLHNIIHGKKLRVNKKSVCFDGTILVQAFQGNLDIGEELLKFKFAKLTLPGKRETALWPTSSPPRELETLVSSQGCMPKLRPIFSDQKPQIMKEQKTVIALQPVVKLNIGQERNEEVKPSKADDQQNTQETDKRLNDTNSELQYTQRMREVMKEKEMEIIKLKEEGKALQQHSVLLGQQLEEARLELKALKGSYVEIKKTEHNHLSTFADKITQLAKKADSLSKLRDSNSCSRAEDHILEAITIIMNYRISMPLNSQKLEVLWENYNQTLENLKACQTMGEMECLVNSRNEARAALSASVDDFLQEVDELPVNARLERLTELGSSLTALFGSVLPEEQVDEHSFEKFCEWSREKHQKTKNVQKATDEALMALSNWAARLSKFFCLMEKTSVTGEDVAEGVCEILMNAEAAVCEELNTALSEQKSQERKIAFNAFHKAMQDIRKEQILLEDTRQKYELSTKFKQEVLQWQNGPPKLDELFAVKKHIRGLRSQLRWKLVEVSCLEEAEDLDLPEILKKKEEITETRNALFREISHEKMEYLMLCDLVNKGFPELPMIFPDADINSYKSSAGLLLKSLDRDMFDAEPMKELSGRRPLLSTDFQGRKVVLKCYAVDEESEDKMLKQAAQYHTAQQQNPSKAVPLIALFCGKSDPLAYVMVPHYSNASLRTIQKSSPLSSSEIKRVMRDVALGLHGLHAVSVTHASLHPNNVFVLGREKGIVGDYDFTKTPEQRATDSGMVAGSISLVAPELRKGHPPSPATDMYAFGGILLWLHVPDFNATLESENQNVQFTGLHLDDNLQVLLPKLLISSERPSAPETLKDAYLTSADF; from the exons ATGGACCAGTCCGGGATTAAGCCTGAAAAAA TGGAGCTGGTTGTTGTCACTCATATTGTGGATGCCATCACGTTTTGGGCTCAG AATGTGACAGACAAAGCAAATGAGAAGATAGATGCTATGCTGTCAGAGAAGTGTCCAACTGCCCAGATTTTGATGGCCAGGCCAAGTCCACAAAAG GTTTACGGGGCACGATATTCAGAGGACAGGTGCTGGTACAGGTGTACAGTACAACAACAATCAGATGACAAG TACATTATTTCGTACATTGATTATGGAAATATGGAGATTCTCAGCCGATCTGATTTAGTTGAACTTCCAGAGGACTTGCAGACCCCTGGACTTGCAAAAAAGTACAAGTTCTGGGGCTTTCATGTGTTGAGCGAGGAGGAAACTCCCCTTTATTCACAG GGGAGGTCCTTCCTTCACAACATCATTCACGGGAAGAAGTTACGTGTCAATAAGAAGTCGGTTTGCTTTGATGGAACCATCCTGGTTCAAGCCTTCCAGGGAAATCTTGACATTGGTGAGGAGCTGTTGAAATTTAAGTTTGCCAAATTAACTCTCCCGGGCAAACGGGAGACAGCGCTGTGGCCCACCAGCAGCCCCCCAAGGGAGTTGGAGACACTCGTATCCTCCCAAGGATGCATGCCCAAATTACGCCCAATATTCTCTGACCAGAAACCTCAAATCATGAA GGAGCAGAAAACTGTCATTGCACTCCAACCTGTGGTGAAACTGAATATTGGACAGGAACGTAATGAAGAGGTCAAGCCATCAAAGGCAGATGATCAGCAGAACACTCAGGAAACCGACAAGAGATTGAATGACACCAATTCTGAACTGCAG TATACCCAGAGGATGAGAGAGGTAATGAAAGAGAAGGAGATGGAGATCATTAAGCTAAAAGAAGAAGGAAAGGCTCTCCAGCAGCACTCGGTTCTCCTGGGACAGCAGCTAGAGGAGGCCAGACTGGAGCTCAAG GCACTGAAAGGGAGTTATGTGGAGATAAAGAAGACAGAACATAATCATCTTTCAACATTTGCAGACAAAATTACCCAGCTGGCAAAGAAAGCGGATTCGTTGAGCAAACTAAG GGACAGTAATTCATGTTCCCGTGCCGAAGATCACATTCTAGAAGCCATCACCATCATCATGAACTACAGGATCTCAATGCCTCTGAACTCACAGAAGCTGGAGGTTTTGTGGGAAAATTACAATCAGACCTTAGAGAATCTAAAAGCCTGTCAAACC ATGGGGGAAATGGAGTGTTTGGTGAACAGCAGAAATGAGGCCCGTGCCGCTCTCTCTGCTAGTGTGGATGACTTTCTGCAAGAGGTGGACGAGCTGCCTGTCAATGCACGACTGGAGAGACTGACG GAGTTGGGGTCATCTTTGACTGCTCTGTTTGGTTCAGTGTTGCCGGAGGAGCAGGTCGACGAGCACTCGTTTGAGAAGTTCTGTGAATGGAGTAGGGAGAAACACCAGAAAACcaaaaatgtgcagaaagctACCGATGAGGCTCTCATGGCTCTTAGCAACTGGGCAGCCAGGCTTAGCAAG TTTTTCTGTTTGATGGAGAAAACGTCGGTGACCGGAGAGGATGTTGCTGAAGGAGTGTGTGAGATCCTGATGAATGCTGAAGCTGCAGTGTGTGAAGAACTCAACACTGCCTTATCT GAACAGAAGAGCCAGGAGAGGAAAATAGCGTTTAATGCCTTTCACAAAGCCATGCAAGACATCCGAAAAGAACAGATTTTGTTAGAGGACACCAGGCAGAAGTATGAGCTCAGTACGAAG TTTAAGCAGGAGGTGCTGCAGTGGCAGAACGGTCCTCCTAAACTGGACGAGCTGTTTGCAGTGAAGAAGCACATCAGGGGCTTGAGATCTCAGCTGCGCTGGAAACTAGTGGAGGTCAGCTGTCTGGAAGAG GCAGAAGACCTGGATCTTCCAGAGATCCTGAAGAAGAAGGAGGAGATCACTGAGACGAGGAACGCTCTCTTTCGAGAAATCAGCCATGAGAAGATGGAATAT TTAATGCTGTGTGACCTGGTGAACAAAGGGTTTCCTGAGTTGCCAATGATCTTCCCTGATGCAGATATCAACAGCTACAAG AGCTCTGCAGGACTGTTACTGAAGAGCTTGGACAGAGACATGTTTGATGCAGAGCCAATGAAAGAGCTGAGTGGGAGGAGACCTCTTCTGAGTACAGACTTCCAGGGGCGGAAAGTAGTCTTGAAG TGTTACGCTGTGGATGAAGAGTCAGAGGACAAGATGCTTAAACAAGCTGCCCAGTATCACACAGCTCAGCAGCAGAACCCATCCAAAGCCGTGCCTCTTATAGCGCTGTTTTGCGGCAAG TCTGATCCACTGGCGTACGTCATGGTTCCACACTATTCTAATGCAAGCCTCAGAACCATTCAGAAATCTTCTCCACTGTCGTCTTCT gagaTTAAAAGGGTGATGAGAGATGTAGCTCTAGGACTACATGGTCTTCATGCGGTATCTGTTACTCATGCATCGCTGCATCCCAACAACGTGTTTGTCCTGGGCCGAGAGAAAGGCATTGTGGGGGACTATGATTTCACGAAGACACCT GAGCAGAGGGCGACTGACAGTGGAATGGTGGCTGGTTCTATCAGTCTGGTGGCTCCAGAGTTGAGAAAGGGTCATCCCCCGTCCCCGGCCACTGACATGTATGCCTTTGGAGGCATCTTGCTCTGG CTGCATGTTCCCGACTTCAATGCAACTCTAGAGAGTGAGAATCAGAATGTGCAGTTTACTGGATTGCATCTG GATGACAACTTGCAAGTCCTTCTCCCAAAGTTACTGATTTCTTCTGAAAGACCGTCTGCTCCTGAGACCCTAAAGGATGCTTACCTCACGTCGGCTGActtctaa